The following coding sequences lie in one Lepidochelys kempii isolate rLepKem1 chromosome 18, rLepKem1.hap2, whole genome shotgun sequence genomic window:
- the TNFRSF25 gene encoding tumor necrosis factor receptor superfamily member 25, whose protein sequence is MESWALKAAGGFLAALLLTGSGFPLLGTPKPRAAGAASEPRRARSPADSAVGLHHHQRHKRHVARNNCAADQLWYSTDKLCCQKCPAGTFMRSPCTSRGYDTACESCPHGTYLSFQNLERKCRKCSECHAQASQVVLKNCTETSDIECGCGAGHFRQCTDPTCRDFTCQECRRCKGRVTLQNCSEEDAQCGDCQPGFYLEGSECRACATQSPEKCGEACGRPCGGSSQGFGLEYVLLGLMGPLFLGALVIYRKRKILSEAAAVKDSRLQQVSACPSGTAEKPLESQGLLHLQITEPSQMNGNACPVRPLGSQDTWESPTKPQDTARPLPGVLPQGSKLYDIINTVPVRRWKEFMRVLELHDGEIEVVELEFTHVRDQQYEMLKRWYQQKNATLESIFSALERMELAGCAEELRQRLQRCP, encoded by the exons ATGGAGAGCTGGGCCCTGAAGGCAGCTGGG GGCTTTctggctgcactgctgctgacggGCAGTGGGTTCCCGTTGTTGGGCACCCCGAAGCCACGGGCGGCCGGGGCTGCCAGCGAGCCCAGGAGGGCGAGGAGCCCGGCTGACTCTGCCGTGGGGCTGCACCATCACCAGCGGCACAAGAGACACGTGGCTAGAAACAACTGTGCGGCTGACCAGCTCTGGTACTCGACAGACAAGCTCTGCTGCCAGAAGTGCCCGGCAG GAACGTTTATGAGGTCTCCCTGCACGAGCCGTGGCTATGACACGGCCTGCGAGAGCTGCCCGCACGGCACCTACCTCTCCTTCCAGAACCTGGAGCGGAAATGTCGAAAGTGCTCCGAGTGCCACGCGCAAG CTTCCCAGGTCGTGCTGAAGAACTGCACTGAGACCAGCGACATCGAGTGCGGCTGTGGGGCCGGCCACTTCCGGCAGTGCACGGACCCTACCTGCAGAGACTTCACCTGCCAGGAATGCCGCAGGTGCAAGGGCAGGGTCACCCTTCAGAACT GTTCAGAGGAGGATGCCCAGTGTGGGGACTGCCAGCCTGGCTTCTACCTGGAGGGCAGCGAGTGCCGAGCATGTGCCAC ccagagccccgagAAGTGCGGAGAAGCGTGCGGCAGGCCATGTGGTGGCAGCAGCCAAG GCTTCGGGCTGGAGTACGTCCTGCTGGGCCTCATGGGGCCCCTCTTCCTGGGAGCACTCGTCATCTACCGCAAGAGGAAGATTCTCA GTGAGGCCGCAGCAGTTAAAGACTCGAGGCTGCAACAG GTCTCAGCGTGTCCGTCTGGCACCGCAGAAAAGCCCCTGGAGTCGCAGGGTTTGCTCCACCTTCAGATCACGGAGCCATCGCAAATGAACGGCAACGCCTGTCCAGTCAGGCCCCTCggcagccaggacacctgggaGTCGCCCACCAAGCCCCAGGACACAGCAA GGCCCCTCCCTGGCGTTCTCCCGCAGGGCAGCAAGCTGTACGACATCATCAACACAGTGCCCGTGCGGCGCTGGAAGGAGTTCATGCGGGTGCTGGAGCTGCACGACGGCGAGATCGAGGTGGTGGAGCTGGAGTTCACCCACGTCCGGGACCAGCAGTACGAGATGCTGAAGAGGTGGTACCAGCAGAAGAACGCCACGCTGGAGTCCATCTTCTCGGCCCTGGAGCGCATGGAGCTGGCCGGCTGCGCTGAGGAGCTGAGGCAGCGGCTGCAGAGGTGCCCGTGA